In the Sarcophilus harrisii chromosome 1, mSarHar1.11, whole genome shotgun sequence genome, one interval contains:
- the RASSF1 gene encoding ras association domain-containing protein 1 isoform X3 has translation MSLNKDGSYTGFIKVQLKLVRPVSVPATKKPPTLQDAKRTTGKNQAVKRRTSFYLPKDTVKHLHVLSRTRAREVIEALLRKFLVVDNPRKFALFERAERHDQVYLRKLSDDEQPLRLRLLAGPSEKALSFVLKENETGDVNWDAFSMPELHNFLRILQREEEEHVRQILQKYSRCRQKMQEALGARPLG, from the exons ATGAGCCTG aACAAGGACGGCTCCTATACTGGTTTCATCAAAGTACAGTTGAAACTTGTGCGTCCGGTGTCTGTGCCCGCTACCAAGAAGCCCCCTACCCTGCAGGATGCCAAACGAACCACTGGGAAGAATCAGGCCGTGAAGCGTCGTACCTCCTTTTACCTCCCCAAAGACACAGTCAAACACCTGCATGTGTTGTCACGAACACGGGCCCGAGAGGTCATTGAGGCGCTGCTCCGAAAGTTCCTGGTGGTGGATAACCCCCGGAAATTTGCCTTATTTGAGCGGGCAGAACGTCATGACCAAG TGTACCTGCGAAAGCTGTCGGATGACGAGCAGCCCTTGCGCTTAAGGCTGCTTGCAGGGCCCAGTGAAAAAGCTTTGAGTTTTGTCCTAAAGGAAAATGAGACTGGGGATGTCAAT TGGGATGCCTTCAGCATGCCCGAGTTACATAATTTCCTTCGGATCCTTCAACGGGAAGAAGAGGAACACGTGCGACAAATCCTCCAGAAGTATTCTCGTTGCCGCCAGAAGATGCAGGAAGCACTAGGAGCCCGCCCTTTGGGATGA
- the RASSF1 gene encoding ras association domain-containing protein 1 isoform X1 — MSDTDAGTPAFEMTWSSTTSSGYCSQEDSDSELEQYFTARTSLVRKPRRDQDEPLEWEKPVLSQTEIEQKIKEYNSQINSNLFMSLNKDGSYTGFIKVQLKLVRPVSVPATKKPPTLQDAKRTTGKNQAVKRRTSFYLPKDTVKHLHVLSRTRAREVIEALLRKFLVVDNPRKFALFERAERHDQVYLRKLSDDEQPLRLRLLAGPSEKALSFVLKENETGDVNWDAFSMPELHNFLRILQREEEEHVRQILQKYSRCRQKMQEALGARPLG; from the exons ATGAGCGACACAGACGCCGGGACCCCAGCCTTCGAGATGACCTGGAGCAGCACCACCAGCAGCGGCTATTGTAGCCAGGAAGACTCGGACTCGGAGCTTGAGCAGTATTTCACGGCGCGCACCTCGCTGGTCCGCAAGCCCCGCCGGGACCAG GATGAGCCACTGGAGTGGGAGAAACCAGTCCTGTCTCAAACTGAGATTGAGCAGAAGATCAAGGAGTACAATAGCCAGATCAACAGTAACCTCTTCATGAGCCTG aACAAGGACGGCTCCTATACTGGTTTCATCAAAGTACAGTTGAAACTTGTGCGTCCGGTGTCTGTGCCCGCTACCAAGAAGCCCCCTACCCTGCAGGATGCCAAACGAACCACTGGGAAGAATCAGGCCGTGAAGCGTCGTACCTCCTTTTACCTCCCCAAAGACACAGTCAAACACCTGCATGTGTTGTCACGAACACGGGCCCGAGAGGTCATTGAGGCGCTGCTCCGAAAGTTCCTGGTGGTGGATAACCCCCGGAAATTTGCCTTATTTGAGCGGGCAGAACGTCATGACCAAG TGTACCTGCGAAAGCTGTCGGATGACGAGCAGCCCTTGCGCTTAAGGCTGCTTGCAGGGCCCAGTGAAAAAGCTTTGAGTTTTGTCCTAAAGGAAAATGAGACTGGGGATGTCAAT TGGGATGCCTTCAGCATGCCCGAGTTACATAATTTCCTTCGGATCCTTCAACGGGAAGAAGAGGAACACGTGCGACAAATCCTCCAGAAGTATTCTCGTTGCCGCCAGAAGATGCAGGAAGCACTAGGAGCCCGCCCTTTGGGATGA